A window of Erpetoichthys calabaricus chromosome 12, fErpCal1.3, whole genome shotgun sequence contains these coding sequences:
- the LOC114662829 gene encoding 40S ribosomal protein S27-like has protein sequence MPLFVDLLHPPFERERQKHKKKRLVQSPNSYFMDVKCPGCYRITTVFSHSQTVVPCPGCSYVLCQPTGGKCHLTEGCSFRRKQH, from the exons ATGCCA CTCTTTGTAGACCTGTTGCATCCGCCGTTTGAAAGAGAGAGGCAGAAGCACAAGAAGAAGCGTCTGGTGCAAAGCCCCAATTCCTACTTCATGGATGTTAAGTGTCCCG GCTGCTACAGGATCACCACAGTGTTCAGCCACTCGCAGACTGTGGTACCTTGTCCTGGCTGCTCTTATGTGCTGTGCCAGCCTACTGGAGGGAAATGCCACTTAACGGAAG GTTGCTCATTCAGAAGAAAACAGCATTGA